GATAGGCCGGTCGTCCGAATAAATTGGCGATTGCATCCGCCAACTCAAGGTCGAAACGCGGCAGGAAAAGATCGAAAGGGGCGAGCCTTGGCGTGACGATGGTAACCTCCGGTACGGAAGCCCGCTCTTCACTCGCTGCGACAATTTGCGGCAGACCCGCCATTGCCGGCTTCGCCACCCCGGCGGGCGCCGATGGAAAGAGCGCCGCGGCCTGCGCAGCGGTACTCGCCCTGCCCGCCGCAACATCAATTGAAAAGTCCGATCCGTTTCTTACCAGGAAACGATCATCCCAAAGGGCCTGGCCGGAACGCTCGATCTGAAGCTCCGGCAGGTTTCGCTGCTCACGGAAAATATAAAGCCCGTCCCGCCGGCGGTCGAGCAGAACCCGGCCAACCGTCATCCGCCCGTTTTCACCTGTCTTGAGAAAGCGAAGAACGCGCTCCATGCTGCTTGCAGCCGGGAAATAAGATCTGCCACCAAGCGTGGCGATCAACGCCGCCAGTCCATGCCGAAACTCGGGAAGATCGGGGTTGATGCTATCACCAGCCAATCTGGCAAGGGCGGCATGAAAAACCTGCGCACGTTCGCGCAGGAAAACGGCTGTTCTTTCGGAAAGGGCCCGCCTTCTGACGGCAACGCTCTCATTGAGCGCGATCGGAGCGTGAGGCAGCGTCTGGCGCACACGGACCCGCTCATATCTGATATTTTCATTGCTCGGATCATCCAGCCAATGCCGCGAGCGTGACGACACGTAGTCGCGGATCGCCTGTCTTTCACAGGCGAGGAATGGCCGCATGATCCAGAGACGTGCATCGTATAAAACCGCATCCGCCATGCCGGAGAGGCCGAGATTGTCACTGCCGCCGCTGCGGGCGGCGCGCATCGCCACGGTTTCGCGCTGGTCGCCGATCGTATGCCCGGTCACGACAAGATCGGCGCGCACCTCCCGGGCAACATCGGCAATCAGGCGATAACGCGCAAGCCGGGACGCTTCAGAAAGGCCGGAAGTCGGTTTGGCGCCATCCCATCGGCGTGTGGTGTGGGGAATTCCGAGTTCGGCGCAAAGCATGGCAACCTTGCGCGCCTCATCGGCGGATTCCGGTCTCAGCGCATGATCGACCGTGACGGCGGAAAGTCGCAAACCGTCGTCATTAACCGCTTTTACTTCTTGTAATGCCAGCAACAGACCGGTGGAGTCGCTGCCGCCTGAGATTGCAACGAGAATATGGGTGGGTTTGCGGAGATTTTCGACAAAAGACCTCGCCGCGGCAAGCGGCGCAATTGTCTTTTCATCGGGAATGCGGGCATCAATCGGCATGGAACACCCGCGACGCAGGAAAAATCAGCAGCTCAGCCGTTTCTGTTCGCTGGCAACCTTGCTCAGCACGGTCTTCGAGGCATTGGGATAACGCTTCGGCACCTCGCGCAGCGTGGCGCAGGCGGTTTCGGTATTGTCGAGAGCGGCAAGCGACATGCCGAGCTTCATCAGCATTTCCGGCGCCTTCGGAGATTTGCCATAGGCCTGATGACCGTTGAGGAAGGTCTTCGCCGCCTCATTGAACTTGCCCTGCGAATATTGCGCCTCACCGAGCCAGAAACTCGCATCCGCGGCCTTCGTGCCCTTGGGATAACCCTGCAGATACTGCTGGAAGCCCTGCTCCGCCAGCTTGTAGTCTCCGGAAAGCACATGGCCATAAGCGGCCTGATAGATATCGCCCTCGCTGGTCAGCGCCGCCGTGTTGACCGGATCGGTCTTGCGGGTGCCATTACCGCTTGTCACGCCGGGAAGGCTGCCGGAGGAGTTGTTGGCGCCCTGATTCAGCGTGCCGCCGACAGGCATTCCCTTGGAATCAAGCTCGATGGAGCCA
The DNA window shown above is from Agrobacterium tumefaciens and carries:
- the tilS gene encoding tRNA lysidine(34) synthetase TilS; the protein is MPIDARIPDEKTIAPLAAARSFVENLRKPTHILVAISGGSDSTGLLLALQEVKAVNDDGLRLSAVTVDHALRPESADEARKVAMLCAELGIPHTTRRWDGAKPTSGLSEASRLARYRLIADVAREVRADLVVTGHTIGDQRETVAMRAARSGGSDNLGLSGMADAVLYDARLWIMRPFLACERQAIRDYVSSRSRHWLDDPSNENIRYERVRVRQTLPHAPIALNESVAVRRRALSERTAVFLRERAQVFHAALARLAGDSINPDLPEFRHGLAALIATLGGRSYFPAASSMERVLRFLKTGENGRMTVGRVLLDRRRDGLYIFREQRNLPELQIERSGQALWDDRFLVRNGSDFSIDVAAGRASTAAQAAALFPSAPAGVAKPAMAGLPQIVAASEERASVPEVTIVTPRLAPFDLFLPRFDLELADAIANLFGRPAYPQPPV
- the ybgF gene encoding tol-pal system protein YbgF gives rise to the protein MKKLVVAGMLGLAACTGLSGTAVSGPLFGAGGSFGTINSQQPPIVRVQANEAYKVQQLEEQIRQLNGRIEEMSFQLLQMQETIRKAQEDNEFRFQELEGGNAGGKGASPTAAPKKKAEASPVNPATPPTDDVATIIETPPEGGASVSPPASSSASTAAPGETTLGSIELDSKGMPVGGTLNQGANNSSGSLPGVTSGNGTRKTDPVNTAALTSEGDIYQAAYGHVLSGDYKLAEQGFQQYLQGYPKGTKAADASFWLGEAQYSQGKFNEAAKTFLNGHQAYGKSPKAPEMLMKLGMSLAALDNTETACATLREVPKRYPNASKTVLSKVASEQKRLSC